The Sphingobium sp. BYY-5 genome contains a region encoding:
- the mdh gene encoding malate dehydrogenase, with protein MARKKIALIGAGNIGGTLAHLAALKGLGDIVLFDVVEGVPQGKALDLSQCGPVEGFDAKITGSNDYADIAGADVIIVTAGVARKPGMSRDDLLGINLKVMKAVGEGIKANAPNAFVICITNPLDAMVWALREFSGLPASKVVGMAGVLDSSRFSHFLAEEFQVSVKDVNSFVLGGHGDTMVPVIQYSTVSGIPIPDLIKQGRSTQERIDAIVARTRSGGGEIVALLKTGSAFYAPATSAIAMAESYLYDQKRLLPAAVNLTGQYGVDNLYVGVPVIIGKDGVEQIVEIELDDEAKANLTVSVDAVKELLVACKGIDPSLA; from the coding sequence ATGGCCCGTAAGAAGATCGCGCTCATCGGCGCTGGCAATATCGGCGGCACGCTCGCGCATCTCGCGGCCCTCAAGGGTCTTGGTGACATTGTTCTCTTCGACGTGGTGGAAGGCGTGCCCCAGGGCAAGGCGCTCGACCTGTCGCAGTGCGGCCCGGTTGAAGGCTTCGATGCGAAGATCACCGGTTCCAACGACTATGCCGACATTGCGGGCGCGGACGTCATCATCGTCACCGCCGGCGTCGCGCGCAAGCCGGGCATGAGCCGCGATGACCTGCTGGGCATCAACCTCAAGGTCATGAAGGCCGTGGGCGAAGGCATCAAGGCCAATGCTCCGAACGCCTTCGTCATCTGCATCACCAACCCGCTGGATGCCATGGTGTGGGCGCTGCGCGAATTTTCGGGCCTGCCCGCCAGCAAGGTCGTCGGCATGGCCGGCGTTCTGGACAGCTCGCGTTTCAGCCACTTCCTGGCCGAAGAATTCCAGGTGTCGGTGAAGGACGTGAACAGCTTCGTGCTGGGCGGTCATGGCGACACGATGGTTCCGGTGATCCAATATTCGACCGTGTCAGGCATCCCCATCCCCGACCTCATCAAGCAGGGCCGTTCGACCCAGGAGCGCATCGACGCCATCGTCGCCCGCACCCGTTCGGGCGGCGGCGAGATCGTCGCGCTGCTCAAGACCGGTTCGGCCTTCTATGCGCCCGCCACCAGCGCGATCGCGATGGCCGAAAGCTATCTCTATGACCAGAAGCGCCTGCTGCCCGCCGCGGTCAACCTGACCGGCCAATATGGCGTCGACAATCTCTATGTCGGCGTGCCCGTCATCATCGGCAAGGACGGCGTCGAGCAGATCGTCGAGATCGAGCTGGACGACGAAGCCAAGGCGAACCTCACCGTGTCGGTCGACGCGGTCAAGGAATTGCTGGTCGCTTGCAAGGGCATCGATCCGAGCCTGGCATAA
- the zapE gene encoding cell division protein ZapE, giving the protein MTSVIARYDALVEAGELRPDPDQRAAAVRLDRLQQELEATPARGSTLWKLLRKQPEPPRGLYMWGGVGRGKSMLMDLFFDTVHVQRKARAHFHEFMLDVHARLAEARKSETGDPIPPVVESLAEEARLLCFDEMVVNNMADAAIMSRLFTGLLEKRVTIVTTSNREPDELYKNGLNRQLFLPFIDLIKVKLDVMTLNGPTDYRRDRLGDATLWHCPNGPQATRELSDAFFRLTDFSVEDRAKVPSEDIVVQGGRTMHVPKSLKGVAVFSFKRLCAEARGAPDYLAIARKYHTVIIVGIPVLGPEKRNEAARFVTLIDSLYEYKVKLLASADAEPARLYPEGDGAFEFERTVSRLMEMQSDEYLALGHGPK; this is encoded by the coding sequence GTGACCAGCGTCATTGCCCGTTATGACGCGCTGGTGGAGGCCGGCGAATTGCGGCCTGATCCGGACCAGCGGGCGGCAGCGGTGCGACTCGACCGGCTGCAACAGGAACTGGAAGCGACCCCGGCGCGCGGATCGACACTGTGGAAGCTGTTGCGCAAGCAGCCGGAGCCGCCACGCGGCCTGTACATGTGGGGCGGGGTGGGTCGCGGCAAATCGATGCTGATGGACCTGTTCTTCGACACGGTTCATGTCCAGCGCAAGGCGCGCGCCCATTTCCACGAGTTCATGCTCGACGTCCATGCCCGCCTGGCCGAGGCGCGCAAGTCGGAGACGGGCGATCCGATCCCGCCGGTGGTCGAGTCGCTGGCCGAAGAAGCGCGACTGCTCTGCTTCGACGAGATGGTCGTCAACAACATGGCTGACGCGGCGATCATGTCGCGGCTCTTCACCGGTCTGCTGGAAAAGCGGGTGACGATCGTCACCACCTCCAACCGCGAACCGGACGAACTCTACAAGAACGGCCTCAATCGTCAGCTTTTCCTGCCCTTCATCGACCTTATCAAGGTGAAGCTGGACGTGATGACGCTGAACGGCCCGACCGATTATCGGCGCGACCGGCTGGGCGACGCGACGCTGTGGCATTGTCCCAACGGGCCGCAGGCGACCAGGGAATTGTCCGACGCCTTTTTCCGCCTGACCGACTTTTCCGTAGAGGATCGGGCGAAGGTGCCGTCGGAGGATATCGTCGTACAGGGCGGGCGCACCATGCATGTGCCCAAGAGCCTGAAGGGCGTCGCCGTCTTCTCCTTCAAGCGCCTTTGCGCGGAGGCGCGGGGCGCGCCCGACTATCTGGCGATCGCGCGCAAATATCACACCGTCATCATCGTCGGCATCCCCGTGCTGGGACCGGAAAAGCGCAACGAAGCGGCGCGCTTCGTGACGCTGATCGATTCGCTCTACGAATATAAGGTGAAACTGCTGGCGTCGGCGGATGCCGAACCCGCACGCCTCTATCCCGAAGGCGACGGCGCGTTCGAATTTGAACGCACCGTGTCGCGCCTGATGGAAATGCAGTCGGACGAGTATCTGGCGCTGGGCCACGGCCCGAAATAA
- a CDS encoding PaaI family thioesterase, which yields MTSDGIAGGVALSEGKWTGWTAWSDPHPDTFLQAIGRGYMRSDAPNRALVGLETRPSHRNRLDTLHGGFLAAFADHAFFGALWAMGHKEQVNGVTIDLSMQYLGAGKVGPDLIAEVEVLRETGRLFFLRMVMTQDGQPVAASTATIRKAPTPK from the coding sequence TTGACGAGCGACGGCATAGCGGGCGGCGTAGCGCTGTCCGAAGGGAAATGGACGGGCTGGACCGCATGGTCCGACCCGCATCCCGATACCTTCTTGCAGGCGATCGGCCGTGGCTATATGCGCAGCGATGCACCGAACCGCGCGCTGGTGGGGCTGGAGACGCGCCCAAGCCATCGCAACCGACTCGATACGCTGCATGGCGGCTTCCTGGCCGCTTTTGCCGACCACGCCTTTTTCGGTGCGCTCTGGGCCATGGGCCATAAGGAGCAGGTCAATGGCGTGACCATCGACCTTTCCATGCAATATCTGGGCGCGGGCAAGGTCGGGCCTGACCTGATCGCGGAGGTGGAGGTGTTGCGGGAAACCGGGCGCCTGTTCTTCCTGCGCATGGTGATGACCCAGGATGGCCAGCCGGTCGCGGCCTCCACCGCCACCATCCGCAAGGCGCCCACGCCGAAGTGA
- a CDS encoding succinate dehydrogenase iron-sulfur subunit, giving the protein MAEFALPKNSKISGKGVTHKAPEGATNVRSFKVYRYDPDSGENPHYDTFEIDLDQCGPMVLDALLKIKNEYDPTLTFRRSCREGICGSCSMNMNGRNGLACTTAIDECAGKQVQITPLPHMDVIKDLVPDFTHFYAQYNSIKPWLQTVSPPPSGKERLQSPADREKLDGLYECILCACCSTSCPSYWWNSDRFLGPAILLQAYRWLADSRDEFTGERLDELEDPFRLYRCHTIMNCANVCPKGLSPAKAIAETKKMMVERQL; this is encoded by the coding sequence ATGGCCGAATTTGCTTTGCCCAAGAACAGCAAGATCAGCGGCAAGGGCGTGACCCACAAGGCGCCCGAGGGCGCGACCAATGTCCGCAGCTTCAAAGTGTATCGCTACGATCCCGACTCCGGTGAAAATCCGCATTACGACACGTTCGAGATCGACCTCGACCAGTGCGGCCCGATGGTCCTGGACGCGCTGCTGAAGATCAAGAATGAATATGATCCGACGCTGACCTTCCGCCGGTCCTGCCGCGAAGGCATTTGCGGTTCCTGCTCGATGAACATGAACGGCCGCAACGGCCTGGCCTGCACCACTGCGATCGACGAGTGCGCCGGCAAGCAGGTGCAGATCACGCCGCTACCGCACATGGACGTCATCAAGGATCTGGTGCCGGACTTCACCCATTTCTACGCCCAGTACAACAGCATCAAGCCCTGGCTGCAAACCGTCAGCCCGCCGCCCAGCGGCAAGGAGCGGCTGCAATCGCCCGCCGACCGCGAGAAGCTGGACGGGCTGTATGAGTGCATCCTGTGCGCCTGCTGCTCGACCAGTTGCCCCAGCTACTGGTGGAACAGCGACCGGTTCCTTGGTCCGGCGATTCTGCTTCAGGCCTATCGCTGGCTCGCCGACAGCCGCGACGAATTTACCGGCGAGCGCCTGGACGAACTGGAAGATCCGTTCCGTCTCTATCGTTGCCACACCATCATGAACTGCGCGAACGTCTGCCCCAAGGGCCTCAGCCCCGCCAAGGCGATTGCCGAGACCAAGAAGATGATGGTCGAGCGGCAGTTGTAA
- a CDS encoding glycosyl transferase, with the protein MPIDIAFLAIAEAQQLYHWLPAALELARRPDVRVSILSPSDQILALVDSYDPQGHLNRIRLRRPPSRPDSLFRQPSRLATLLLNYPTIARFPTLVTTEISSAWLRRVPGFRSRLILIKHGAGDREGGYKKRHADFDLTLVAGEKDRRRMIDRGLCTSETVAVGGYPKFELKAPRQHFFPDDKPVLLYNPHFNPALSSWINHGPEMLAALESLDGWNVIIAPHTKLAHHAPPIVSTAPHIRVDMGSRRSIDMSYTMSADVYLGDVSSQVYEFLIQPRPCIFLNLDHRDASGDAFAHWRLGQVIERTDALPQALARANDLQPGFVAAQEAAMQQSIDLSPVPASQRQADLILNFAKAHI; encoded by the coding sequence TTGCCGATCGACATCGCCTTCCTCGCCATCGCCGAAGCGCAGCAGCTTTATCACTGGCTGCCCGCCGCGCTGGAACTGGCGCGCCGTCCCGACGTGCGGGTCAGCATCCTGTCGCCATCGGACCAGATATTGGCGCTGGTCGACAGCTATGATCCGCAAGGCCACCTGAACCGCATCCGCCTGCGCCGCCCCCCGTCCCGGCCCGACTCGCTCTTTCGCCAGCCATCGCGGCTCGCGACCCTGCTGCTCAACTATCCCACCATCGCCCGCTTCCCGACTTTGGTGACGACCGAGATCAGCAGCGCCTGGTTGCGGCGCGTGCCGGGTTTCCGGTCCCGCCTCATCCTCATCAAGCATGGCGCGGGCGACCGGGAGGGCGGCTATAAAAAACGCCATGCCGATTTCGACCTGACCCTGGTCGCGGGGGAGAAGGATCGCCGCCGCATGATCGATCGCGGCCTCTGCACATCCGAAACAGTCGCGGTCGGCGGCTACCCCAAGTTCGAACTGAAGGCCCCGCGCCAGCACTTCTTCCCCGACGACAAGCCGGTCCTGCTCTACAATCCGCATTTCAACCCGGCGCTTTCTTCGTGGATCAACCACGGCCCGGAGATGCTCGCCGCGCTGGAGTCGCTGGACGGGTGGAACGTCATCATCGCCCCGCACACCAAACTCGCGCACCATGCGCCGCCGATCGTCAGCACCGCGCCGCATATCCGCGTGGACATGGGCAGCCGCCGGTCGATCGACATGAGCTATACGATGAGCGCGGACGTCTATCTGGGCGACGTGTCGAGCCAGGTCTATGAATTCCTCATCCAGCCCCGGCCCTGCATCTTCCTCAACCTCGACCATCGCGACGCTTCGGGTGACGCCTTCGCCCATTGGCGGCTGGGCCAGGTGATCGAGCGCACCGACGCCCTTCCCCAGGCGCTTGCCCGCGCGAACGACTTGCAACCTGGCTTCGTTGCTGCTCAGGAAGCGGCGATGCAGCAATCGATCGATCTGTCCCCGGTCCCCGCCTCGCAACGCCAGGCCGACCTCATCCTGAACTTCGCGAAGGCCCACATATGA
- a CDS encoding CDP-alcohol phosphatidyltransferase family protein: MSQTLTTALGPVRLLGENATPIWGMSNAERNRRMATSAAKNGSTLAEGHELLFNLTYAFDPLLLRLALETPGTLFAWAGTPIVGQVQQGTDPLTTPHVIDLSNGRKLYNRQLRKLEQPMVRELTPSTRREIERRSYFGAYKGVTDVLTKYLWPELALILTRIAAQLKMTPNMVSVIGVTLCLVATFLFAKGLFWTGFLAGFIFMVLDTVDGKLARCTITSSKWGNVIDHGVDLVHPPFWWYFWGTGLAYWGLGLSGGTFTFIMTAVIAGYVLQRLIEGMFLKDFKMDIHVWRPFDSQFRLITARRNPNMVILFVSLIFGRPDIGLIALAWWTIISLVVHAVRLAQAYGVKRSGKPIVSWMDEAEAAKT; the protein is encoded by the coding sequence ATGAGCCAGACCCTTACCACCGCCCTTGGCCCCGTCCGCCTGCTGGGCGAGAATGCAACCCCGATCTGGGGCATGTCCAATGCCGAACGCAATCGCCGCATGGCGACAAGCGCCGCAAAGAATGGCAGCACGCTGGCAGAGGGGCATGAACTGCTCTTCAACCTGACCTATGCCTTCGATCCGTTGCTGCTACGGCTGGCGCTCGAAACGCCGGGCACGCTCTTCGCCTGGGCCGGCACGCCGATCGTCGGGCAGGTGCAGCAGGGAACCGATCCGCTCACCACCCCCCATGTCATCGACCTGTCGAACGGCCGCAAGCTCTACAACCGGCAGCTCCGCAAGCTGGAACAGCCGATGGTGCGCGAACTCACCCCATCAACCCGGCGGGAGATCGAGCGGCGCAGCTATTTCGGCGCCTATAAGGGCGTGACCGATGTCCTGACCAAATATCTCTGGCCCGAACTGGCGCTGATCCTGACCCGCATCGCCGCGCAGCTCAAGATGACGCCGAACATGGTGTCGGTGATCGGCGTCACCCTCTGCCTGGTCGCGACCTTCCTCTTCGCCAAGGGGCTGTTCTGGACCGGCTTCCTCGCCGGCTTCATCTTCATGGTGCTGGACACGGTGGACGGCAAGCTCGCCCGCTGCACCATCACCTCGTCCAAATGGGGCAATGTGATCGACCATGGCGTCGACCTGGTCCACCCGCCCTTCTGGTGGTATTTCTGGGGCACGGGCCTGGCCTATTGGGGCCTGGGCCTGTCGGGCGGCACCTTCACCTTCATCATGACGGCGGTGATCGCAGGCTATGTGCTGCAAAGGCTGATCGAGGGGATGTTCCTCAAGGACTTCAAGATGGACATCCATGTCTGGCGTCCCTTCGACAGCCAGTTCCGCCTCATCACCGCGCGCCGCAACCCGAATATGGTGATCCTGTTCGTCTCGCTGATTTTCGGCCGCCCCGACATCGGCCTGATCGCGCTGGCATGGTGGACGATCATTTCGCTGGTCGTCCATGCCGTGCGGCTGGCGCAGGCCTATGGCGTGAAGCGCTCAGGCAAGCCGATCGTCAGTTGGATGGATGAAGCGGAGGCAGCGAAAACATGA
- a CDS encoding HIT family protein: MNVTIEKFGWPATLIAEFAHWLVLLRPAQPTLGSLVLAAKSDATAFGDLPAEAHAELKIVTATIEAALGKAVDYSKINYLMLMMVDPHVHFHVLPRYEGARSGGGVTVTDTGWPGQPDLGAAVKLDSETDSSLRDWLAHHFDREMK; the protein is encoded by the coding sequence ATGAACGTGACGATCGAGAAGTTCGGCTGGCCCGCGACCCTGATCGCCGAGTTCGCCCACTGGCTGGTCCTCCTCCGGCCGGCCCAGCCGACGCTGGGGTCGCTGGTGCTGGCGGCGAAGAGCGATGCGACGGCGTTCGGCGACCTGCCGGCGGAAGCCCATGCCGAACTCAAGATCGTCACCGCAACCATCGAAGCCGCATTGGGCAAGGCGGTGGATTACAGCAAGATCAACTATCTGATGCTGATGATGGTCGACCCGCACGTCCATTTCCACGTCCTGCCCCGCTATGAAGGAGCGCGCAGCGGCGGCGGCGTGACCGTCACGGACACAGGCTGGCCGGGCCAACCGGACCTGGGCGCAGCCGTAAAGCTGGACAGCGAAACGGACAGTTCCCTGCGCGATTGGCTAGCCCATCATTTCGATAGAGAAATGAAATGA
- a CDS encoding DUF192 domain-containing protein produces MKLRLLPVCFAVCLAACSGQKPAADNSAQAQAAATLLPVVIHTAKGARRFDVEVARTPLEQEKGLMFRKELAADGGMLFPMDPPRTASFWMKDTLIPLDMLFIHTDGTIAFLQANAQPYSRIPVSAGVPVAAVLELRGGRAAELGIGEGDRLAWGGCAVPAEKVMTDLNFCPAPAP; encoded by the coding sequence ATGAAATTGCGCCTTCTACCTGTCTGTTTCGCTGTCTGCCTTGCCGCCTGTTCGGGGCAGAAACCCGCCGCCGACAACAGCGCGCAGGCGCAGGCCGCCGCAACGCTCCTCCCCGTCGTCATCCACACCGCCAAGGGCGCACGCCGTTTCGACGTGGAGGTTGCCCGTACGCCGCTGGAGCAGGAGAAAGGCCTGATGTTCCGCAAGGAACTGGCGGCGGACGGCGGGATGCTTTTCCCCATGGACCCGCCGCGCACCGCGAGTTTCTGGATGAAGGACACGCTGATACCGCTCGACATGCTGTTCATCCACACCGACGGCACCATCGCCTTCCTCCAGGCCAATGCGCAGCCCTATTCGCGCATCCCGGTATCGGCGGGCGTACCGGTGGCGGCGGTGCTCGAACTGCGCGGCGGCCGCGCGGCGGAATTGGGGATCGGCGAAGGCGACCGTCTCGCCTGGGGCGGCTGCGCCGTGCCGGCCGAAAAGGTCATGACCGACCTGAATTTCTGTCCGGCCCCAGCCCCATAG
- a CDS encoding NADH:ubiquinone oxidoreductase subunit NDUFA12 has translation MGILANIFTWWNGATFGTWLFTTRKGTKVGEDHQGNVYYEGGTDPNGLTRRWVIYKGANDASRVPAEWHGWLHHSIEGAPESFLPPPRIWEKESTPNATGTANAYRPSGALEKGGQRQQATGDYEAWSPDAA, from the coding sequence ATGGGAATCCTGGCTAACATCTTCACCTGGTGGAATGGCGCCACCTTCGGCACCTGGCTCTTCACGACCCGCAAGGGCACCAAGGTCGGTGAAGACCATCAGGGCAATGTCTATTATGAAGGCGGCACCGACCCCAACGGCCTGACGCGCCGCTGGGTGATCTACAAGGGCGCCAATGATGCGAGCCGCGTGCCCGCCGAATGGCATGGCTGGCTGCATCACTCGATCGAGGGCGCGCCCGAAAGCTTCCTGCCGCCGCCGCGCATCTGGGAAAAGGAATCCACCCCCAACGCCACCGGCACCGCTAACGCCTATCGTCCGTCCGGTGCGCTCGAAAAGGGCGGCCAGCGCCAGCAGGCGACCGGCGATTATGAGGCGTGGAGCCCCGACGCGGCATGA
- the aat gene encoding leucyl/phenylalanyl-tRNA--protein transferase encodes MMIDPLILLQAYSIGVFPMSDDRDAREVYWVEPKFRAVLPLDRFHLSHSLAKVIRREQFHVTANCAFAQILALCAESAPDRPSTWINHEIERAYRDLHARGFAHSIEVWEGDELVGGLYGVALGQAFFGESMVSRRTDASKVALAWLVARMRFGGFTLLDCQFMTDHLRTMGATEISQSDYLQLLGAAVAGVALGAGSDALAAGSGLAAELAFAPLAGAASTGSPLLPSLTVSGPVSGHSIAQLLTQTS; translated from the coding sequence ATGATGATCGACCCGCTGATCCTGCTGCAGGCTTATTCCATAGGCGTCTTCCCCATGTCGGACGATCGCGACGCGCGCGAGGTCTATTGGGTCGAGCCAAAATTTCGCGCCGTGCTGCCGCTCGACCGCTTTCACCTGTCGCATTCGCTGGCCAAGGTGATTCGGCGCGAACAATTCCACGTCACCGCCAATTGCGCCTTCGCGCAGATATTGGCGCTTTGTGCGGAATCGGCGCCCGATCGCCCCTCCACCTGGATCAACCATGAGATTGAGCGCGCCTATCGCGATCTTCATGCGCGCGGTTTCGCCCATTCGATCGAGGTGTGGGAGGGTGATGAACTGGTCGGCGGCCTGTATGGCGTGGCGCTGGGTCAGGCGTTCTTCGGCGAATCCATGGTGTCGCGTCGTACCGATGCATCCAAAGTGGCGCTGGCCTGGCTGGTGGCGCGGATGCGCTTTGGCGGCTTCACCCTGCTCGACTGCCAGTTCATGACCGATCACCTTCGCACCATGGGTGCGACCGAAATCAGCCAAAGCGATTATCTTCAGTTGCTGGGCGCGGCGGTGGCTGGCGTGGCGCTGGGCGCGGGGTCGGACGCTCTGGCGGCAGGTTCGGGTCTTGCTGCCGAACTGGCGTTTGCACCCTTGGCCGGGGCCGCATCGACAGGTTCGCCCTTGCTGCCCAGCTTGACCGTGTCGGGGCCGGTTTCGGGCCATTCCATCGCGCAGCTTCTGACCCAGACGTCGTAG
- a CDS encoding dipeptidase, with the protein MKSPFLALLPLLFAAPFAHAADAPPAAAPYATRIAKILKATPLIDGHNDWPEALADKAKDARWTMDLTHLDPAQYHTDISRLHAGGVGGQFWSVWVSADLPQVQQVKDTLDQIGMVRSLAARYPQHFQLARTAADMRAAHKAGRIGSLIGVEGGGQIDGSLAVLRAYRELGASYLTLTHSRTIEWADSATDNPQHDGLTPFGEAVVHELNRLGMLVDLSHVSEATMLDALRVSKAPVIFSHSNARALCDTPRNVSDAVLRQVAANGGVVMVNFAAQYVSEARRIWGSDRSAEITRNNAPPFGGLHIGDPAGAAKALANWEKANPEPVTTIGQVADHVEHIVKVAGIDHVGIGSDFDGVAALPQGLSGVETYPALLAELMRRGWSDADIAKLTGGNILRVMAAAEKVAAGMKGEPEGSAVLAVAKE; encoded by the coding sequence ATGAAAAGCCCATTCTTGGCGTTGCTGCCGCTTCTGTTCGCTGCCCCCTTCGCTCATGCCGCCGATGCGCCGCCCGCCGCCGCTCCCTACGCCACCCGAATCGCGAAGATATTGAAGGCCACGCCCCTGATCGACGGCCATAATGACTGGCCCGAAGCGCTCGCCGACAAGGCGAAGGATGCCCGCTGGACGATGGACCTCACCCATCTCGACCCGGCGCAATATCATACCGACATCAGCCGCCTGCACGCCGGCGGGGTGGGTGGGCAATTCTGGTCGGTCTGGGTGTCGGCGGACCTGCCGCAGGTGCAGCAGGTGAAGGACACGCTCGACCAGATCGGCATGGTCCGCAGCCTCGCCGCCCGTTATCCGCAGCATTTCCAGCTTGCCCGCACCGCCGCCGACATGCGCGCCGCGCACAAGGCCGGACGGATCGGGTCGCTGATCGGGGTCGAAGGCGGCGGACAGATCGACGGCAGCCTGGCGGTGCTGCGCGCCTATCGGGAACTGGGCGCGTCCTATCTGACGCTGACCCACAGCCGCACGATCGAATGGGCCGACAGCGCGACCGACAATCCGCAGCATGACGGCCTCACCCCCTTTGGCGAGGCGGTGGTGCATGAACTCAACCGCCTGGGTATGTTGGTGGACCTGAGCCATGTCAGTGAGGCGACGATGCTGGATGCGCTGCGCGTGAGCAAGGCGCCGGTGATCTTCTCCCACTCCAACGCACGCGCCCTGTGCGACACGCCCCGCAACGTGTCCGACGCGGTACTCAGGCAGGTCGCGGCCAATGGCGGCGTGGTGATGGTCAATTTCGCGGCCCAATATGTGTCGGAAGCGCGCCGAATCTGGGGATCGGACCGCAGCGCCGAAATCACCCGCAACAACGCCCCGCCCTTCGGCGGGCTGCACATCGGCGACCCGGCAGGCGCGGCCAAGGCGCTGGCGAATTGGGAAAAGGCCAATCCCGAACCGGTGACGACGATCGGTCAGGTCGCCGATCATGTCGAGCATATCGTCAAGGTCGCCGGTATCGATCATGTCGGCATCGGCAGCGATTTCGACGGCGTAGCCGCCCTGCCTCAGGGCCTGAGCGGCGTCGAAACCTATCCCGCATTGCTCGCCGAACTGATGCGCCGCGGCTGGAGCGACGCCGACATCGCCAAGCTGACCGGTGGCAATATACTGCGCGTCATGGCGGCGGCGGAAAAGGTCGCGGCAGGGATGAAGGGCGAGCCGGAGGGCAGCGCGGTGCTGGCTGTGGCCAAGGAATAA
- a CDS encoding phosphocholine cytidylyltransferase family protein, translating to MTISKAIILSAGQGSRLLPLTRDVPKCMIDFNGRTLISWQVAALAANGVTDIVVVTGFRTERVEDHALQLYRDTGARIRTVFNPFFQVADNLGTCWIVREEMDRDFIILNGDTIVSDEIVGRLIAGATDAVTVTVDVKPDGDYDDDDMKVNRDATGRLHHIGKRLLPPDTNAESIGMLAFTGEGPAIFRNQIDQMMRTPEGVERWYLRAIDIIAKGNRVGTVSIEGLDWQEVDFPQDVEAANALTANWVAEGRYAK from the coding sequence ATGACCATCAGCAAAGCCATCATCCTGTCCGCAGGCCAGGGTTCGCGCCTCCTGCCGCTGACCCGCGACGTGCCCAAATGCATGATCGACTTCAACGGCCGCACCCTCATCAGTTGGCAGGTCGCAGCGCTGGCGGCCAATGGCGTGACCGACATCGTCGTCGTCACCGGCTTCCGCACCGAACGGGTCGAGGATCATGCGCTCCAGCTTTACCGCGACACCGGCGCGCGTATCCGCACCGTCTTCAATCCCTTCTTCCAGGTCGCCGACAATCTGGGCACCTGCTGGATCGTGCGGGAGGAGATGGACCGGGACTTCATCATCCTCAATGGCGACACGATCGTGTCGGACGAGATTGTGGGCAGGCTGATCGCGGGCGCGACCGACGCCGTCACCGTCACCGTCGACGTCAAGCCGGACGGCGACTATGACGATGACGATATGAAGGTGAACCGGGACGCGACCGGCCGCCTGCACCATATCGGCAAGCGCCTGCTGCCGCCCGACACCAATGCCGAATCGATCGGGATGCTGGCCTTCACCGGCGAAGGCCCGGCGATCTTCCGTAACCAGATCGACCAGATGATGCGCACGCCCGAAGGGGTGGAGCGCTGGTATCTGCGCGCCATCGACATCATCGCCAAGGGCAACCGCGTCGGCACCGTCTCGATCGAGGGACTGGACTGGCAGGAGGTCGATTTCCCGCAGGACGTCGAAGCCGCCAACGCGCTGACCGCGAACTGGGTGGCGGAAGGGCGCTACGCGAAATAG